GCGCTGTTGAGCAAATTGCATGGCatcatcatacatttattttaagaaataaaatattttccataACTTAAaagtgttttatgtccattatacaagaaaaaagtatatattaatttgagaatttatattattattaaggtatgcTACGTAAAAGCCATTTATTCATTCTCATTTGTTATACGTGGGGCTAGCACTTTATCCCCAATGTTAATCAACAGAGATCTGGAGAACGTCACGCACATGTGCAACGAGCGTGCAATGATGGCCATCCTCCATGAGCGTGATGTGAGCGAGGTGTGAGCTGGGCGGTCGCGTTGGATGTTCACATTGGCCAGGTCTCTTCCGCGATAAATAGCAGCGCCTCTGCGCAGGAAATAAAGTTTGGGGTCCTGCGccaaattttttctttaataaagtcataattagctGAGGTTATTACTGCTTCAATGACAACAGCAGGCAATCAaatgcacttcatctttatcagcacacttggttgtgattggttaatgttgtgtctatactgtacacctatttacacagaatggcaaaatgtccgggagtttattaattatttccttTGTTAAGTTATTTTActcagtttacttgcatgcagacatagaAATTGTAGTGTACTCTtcgttttaataattttaatttgcttttgtgtcttttcaataatcttctgattattttagtgttatactcagggccgtagcaaggtaatctgggcccccagACTAtacattgctctgggcccctttcctataaaaaaaatacagtttagaatttgttgtggggccccctggacctttgggcccctagaatcgttaccacctttcaccccactagttACGGTCTTGGTTCTACTGTCGTTCAGATTTTTTGTTATGCTATTCATTcaagttagtgagataatatgcacacccTTTGACAATTTTCCTATTTGTGGTTTACTTTCACGGTCACTTGAGCTTTTTTGATGTGGATGTGCAGGTCTTAGTGGTGTTTTatgctgagattaaattattaggcATGTTTCTGTGCCATCATGTTCacatgttgcccaaaaaaatttatttattcgtcactctctgtaaaatttctgtcatggtctatttttatcagtcatacttgttttcattttacaaGTACTAGGGCATTGATGTGCGAAGTATCTATTATAATGGCACATATATGATAGTAGAAAATGCTTTTATGATAAAAATTTGGACTCCCCTTGTTTGAGTCCAGTCAGATACATGAAATCAGATACCCTCTACTCAAAATCTAATCACAAAAGAGATGCACAATACAGATGTAAATGATGATGGTGCCAGTTAATAAGCATCTAATATGcatattaataccagggaataaacaggggccggttgcaccagctatatgtacgtTACAACCCTTAGTATGatctttacgtcctaacttacgtgagaacttacgcacagctggtgcaaccctacccaggacaCATGCACAGCAGGAATGTGAAGGAcaaagagtgaagtcaaaactgatgctctaggttaaaatgttttcttgtttcttttttatctgtcaaaataacAGACAGAATTTTGTATTATTCGTTAATGTTTCAAAGATCGGTCAAATAATTGattgttaagtgattgtttgtgccccacactaaataatgaccctgagacGCCACTGACTTTTCTCATAATGAACACAAAATAAGGCataaagaatgtttttttattattattattgtcaatcAAGTGAGAAACTTGATTGTTTTTCTGAACAGCGCAAATGCATGCTGCAAATGCGTCTTTTCTCatggtagggttgcaccagctgtgtgtaaggtctcacttaatttgagatgtaaagttcacactaagggcttagtaactagttagtttgtaactaagtcagtgcttaatttggtttgcaccacctgttcttaaggcaagacttaactagtaggttgtaagctcaCCGTAAAggatgcgtagtcacataatatgacgtttactggTAACACTTTgtaataatggtccgtcattaataggtaattatgcaggaattaatgcaggattaatgagtaatactacattaacactttagttactactattatggaaacatgattaaccaatcagtaagtaatagcaaactgatgactgaggtagttcactgttaggtaatcaaaaattactgaatttgatctgcctcattgagaactattaactaactatggctaatttaaaatactactaattaattactaatcaaaacattaacatgtgtctaaaatgtgaatgaatatgtttttattgtgaacaaaacatttttttgaatgtctgtgaatgtttgttaactatctgtttgattaaatgaataaaatgtgggaacaaacacttgagtattcattactaactgacaagtaacacctcagttactattaatggtttataatgtgttttcactttagaataatggtccagataacctttaactcccaaggaaggaaacagtaagatctcattaattaataatctgttatcatgaccctcactttaaaataatggtcattagtaattccttcatacttatgtggtaacacttgactcattacttatgggttaccagaattatttaaaaaagaccttcagcatCAAACATGCAAaagttaataatattttaatcaacagaagagatatcctaaggaatacacaggttgggcacatacatccctatatttctgtaatataagctaaaattattacatttggtccccatcagtcctgaatatgtggttacatccttgactatgatattctaccagacactgtagccttgatttagcgaactgttacattcataaattaattcccacaaagaacccatgcatgatcttgttcacaataaaaacataatcattcacattttagacacgttaATGTTTTgaatagtaattaattagtagttatttaaaattagccatagttagttaatagttctcagtgaggcagatcaaattcagtaattgcTGATTAACTAACAGTGAACtgcctcagtcatcagttcactattacttactgattggttaatcatgtttccatattagttaatagtagtaactaaagtgttaatgtagtactactcatttgtcctgcattaattcctgcataattacctaatgatggaccattattataaagtgttacccgtttacctgtatttatccaataagcagccttgaaatttgtacacagaagtgttaaacagccGTGAATTTCAGTCTGAttttgttcaaaccttgtttgctcaagTAACTgtcaattttaataaattatatccccactgAAATATGacatgtaataaaacaagatttcattaatggtagGCTATATTTAgtctatgtaaataacaatattggtAGTGATATCTACACCCAATGTATTATTTAGAAGTGTTTTCATAAAGAATAAATACCACATGATTTCTGTATTTTGTTGTATCTAAtattaaaaactatatattttttttttttacaattagtaAACGCAGCATATGCAGTATAGCACAGCAAAAAAACGGTTATTttatcaagtcaagtaatttgtatttgtatagtgcttttcacaatacagttTCAAAGCAAATTCATCAGTGTTTAGAGAGTGTGAATAATGGATCTTTGTGCTGTAGACCACCTCAGTCATTGAGAGTAAAAGCTCCCCCACCCAACTCTCTCTCTTCAGGAACTACTGTGCATTTGTTGTGGAGAAGACTGTCTCATTCACTGTTCAGGGTGGAGCAGCGCCCTTTGTGAAGGCAGAGTACAACAAGTGTGCCTGGGGTCAGAAATGCCCAGTTCTAAAGTAAGACATTAGCAATTAATAATTGTTTACTCTTAACTCACAATGTTTGTGTAATAAATTTGTACAGTTACACACACTTTTTGATTGAGTTTATTTTGACACCCTGTGTGTTCTCACAGGTATTGCATGTTCTATAAGCCCATGTACAAAGTGGCATATAAGACTCTGACTGAGCTGGAGTGGAAATGTTGTCCTGGATATGCAGGTGTTGGTTGCACTGCAGTCTATGGAATGAAAGCAAGGCCCATTTTCAAAGGACCAATGCCTGCACAGAAGGGTCCTATGCCTCCTTTCAAAGGGCCAATGCCTGCGCAAAAGGATCCTATGTCTTCTTTTAAAGGGACCATGCCTGTGCATAAGGGTCCTATGCCTCCTTTCAAATGGCCAATGCCTGCGCAGAAGGAACCTGTGCCTTCTTATAAAGGGCACATACCTGCACATAAGGGTCCTAGACCCtcatttaaaggtcattatccctCTAAAAAGGGTACAATGCCTTATTTTAAAGGGCAAATTCTCCGACCCAGCCATAGCAGGAACCCCTGGAATAAACCTCAGGCACCATCTAATAACATGAATggatacccaggccccagtgtTGGGCCCACTTTCCGAGACACCTCATTTGAAGCTTATCCGGACCACCAGGGGCCTGAAGTAGATCATCCCAAACCAATGCCAGACCCTGAAGATCCTGGCCATGATCTAATCTCTGAAGAGCCTGAGCCAATCACAGACTACCAGGACCCTCAGCCAGAAAACCATGGCACTATACCAGAACACAGTGAGACAGAGCCTGTTCCCAATGCACAGATACCCTCTGGTGGTAGTGAAACAAGCCTAGGTGAGGAAGCTTTAGTTTATAATGTAGCAAAGTTACAGttataaatacacatttttaagaaataaaataaaaattttttaggTATATGATTTTAGTCAAAATCATTAAATAAGTGAGATGTCCAATGATGATTTTATGATATaagtaatataaataaatgactaTATACCAGTGGCATGCAGTCGTCTCCTTCAAACCCTTTTGAGAAGGGGTGACATAAACTGAGACAGAAACGTTATTCAAATTATGAAATGTTTTTTCACTCATTTATGTAACAAAGTATGTGcattaagtaaataaatgcattaaaatacataaatatacagcttcaaaaacaacttaaatgtaATGCATACTACCATAATTATTTTCGCATTGTTCCTGTTTGACGGAGTGTAAGCGGTCCATGACAGCCAATCGAAACTACTCATTATCACGctgttttctcccaattttgaatgctcaactcctactacttagtaggtcctcgtggtggcgcggttactcacctcaatccaggtggtggaggacaagtctcagttgcctccacttctgagaacatcaatctgcacatcttatcacgttgctcattgtgcatgacactgcagagactcagcatgtggaggctcatgctactctccgcaatccacgcacatcttaccacgtgccccattgagagcgagaaccactaattgcgaccacgaggaggttaccccatgtgactctaccctccctagcaaccgtgtcGAACTcatgacttcaggggtggtagtcaacgtcagtactcgctgagctacccaggcccccctattgTGCTGTATCTTTACATTTCTGTGTCCCTCTTCACAGGAGATTTTGAAGAGTTCTGTAATTAATTTGTATTACCAGAGTGACAGAAAACCTGACCTATTTTCACATTGGGGGTTGGGCATCAGCAGTCTGCACCTTCACAGATCCAAGGAGAAGGGATTACACTTTGAACGCAAGTTGGGAAAGTTACCCTTCCTGTAGCCGTGTTTTTGTCTCTACCTGAGGTTACCATGAACAGTGTGACATGTCCAGCTTCAAGCAGAGCAAGCAGTCTTAAATCCATGGATGATTTGCAGGGAAGAATCCGAatgacattattttcttcaaatgaACGGACTAATTAAAAACATTCCTGCACTGTGCACAATCATAATTTATTGCTATGTCAAAGATACTTTGTTCTCACAATCGCATCCACTGAGTGTAGCTTCCATGAaagaaacacaacagaaaaagTGTCACTGAAAATAGCCGTATTTTGACTAACACCCTGTCAACACAGGACTTGAGCTGCGTTTTGCTCCAAAAGCAAATAGATcatattataatcaatgaagctgtcaataATGGAAGCATCTGTTGCAGCAGCGCACTGACAGTAAACGGATGCCCTATTCCATTTAGCGCTGCACGCGCTTGCGCTACTCCTGCCCACcagaaaaataaacagtttagaatgtTCGTTTTGACACACCAATGTAGACATCCTCAATCCGTCGTGGCACATCGGGGACTGTGAGGTAATATTATGGGGTGTATTTTTGTGTACGCAGTCAGGGTGGGGGGAGGTTGGGGTAGATTGAAAGGGTTGCCAATTTGTACTCTGCATGCCActgctatatactgtacattcaaatttaaattctgtatttCACTTTTTAAATTGCCAAAGCAGGGACAGGAGAGATAATAACATTATTTCACTGTCATCCtttacattgtattttaaaaagtTCAGTAGCTTTTCAGAACagtgtatttataaatataaagaatTAATCTTGATTTGTAATGGCAGCtgtgtagttttagttttagttttagaatctgcatttttttccccacaaacTGCTTCTTTAAATAAGCCCAGagtaacaaaataaataacatttattcacAGATCATGATGACAACAGTATTGAAGACGAACGGCTGGATAGGCTAGAGGAGGATGTGCAGAGACTCTCACTTGGTCTTGAGACTCTCCGTGGTACAGTGACAGGCCTGGAGGACAGCTTACGTGCTTCCCTCCGTGAAGATGCCAATTGGATGTTGAGTGCACTCATTTCTGCTGCTCCCAGCCCTATTGCTGCTCCATCTCTTTCCAGAGACAATTCCGTAGGTTTTGGAGATCTGCCTGGAGGTGCACTGGATATTGAAAGTTCAGATGTGGTGGGGCAGTTCCCAAACCTGGCTGATTTAGCTGAAAAGTTATCAGAGCTACGTGCGGATCTAGTTGCGAAGACATCTGAGCTGGCAGAGTTGAGAGGAGTAGTCTTGGTTCACAATAACATCCTTAAAAGTCTATCTGGTGGGTCAGTGAACCTGACTCAAGCTGACTTTCAAAAAGTCCTGGAGGCACTGGTGGAGTCCAAAATGAGTGAGGCTCGGGTAGCAATCCTAGACGGGTTTGAAAAGAGAGTGGAGAGTGCTGAGAAGCGATGCGAAGGTCTGGTGACAGAGGTGCGACTCCAGTGCAAGGACGAAATTTTGAATGGACAGGATCATATTGAGCAAGTCCAAGACATAAGGGCAACACAATTGAGGACAGAACTTAAAAAACTCCAAGCTCAACTTCAGCACCTGGAGCCTGAAGAGGGTTGCTGTATTGCAGTGTCAGGTCTAACTGAAAGGGTAGTTTATCTGGAGCAATCAGTGGGTGGCTTGAATGAATCCCAAATACACCTTCGTGCCGAACTTGGTGGACACAAGGACCATATAGAGGGCATGTTGGAGGGCCGGCTAAGCTATGTCAAAGACAAGCTGAAGATTACACTGAATCAAGAGGAAGTGAACATTAGCAAAAGAGTGTCTAGTAGCCTGGCGGCACAACTTGAGGGAAAGCTAAAGGCTCTTGAAAATCGTCTCTTGGCTGCAGTGGAGGAGCTAGGTAATGTCACTGCACCAACCTTGCTGGAGGGTCAGGCTGTGCCTATGCTGGAAACTGAAGTAGAATCACTCAGAGAAAAAGTGGAAGACAATTTGGAACGTGTTCAGGAGCAGCTCAAATTCATAGAGGTCCACTGTACGTCATTGTGTATTCCACAACCTGTTCTTACAGGATATGCAGCTCCTTTGGCAACTGAAGAGAAAACAAGTGAGGATATCCACAAGAAACTGGATGGGAAACTTGATTTACAAGCAGAGAGATTGAACTGCCTCAACACCACCCTATCCAATCTTCTCATCCAATTAGCAGAGAAACAGGAGGAGGCTAGTCTTCAGGGTGAGGTGGCCCTCCTGAAAGTCACTGTAAACTCTGTTAACAGATCTCTCAGTGGCTTGCAAGAGTCACTTTGTTCTGTGATCAAAGAAGTGGGCCACACCAACCTCACCTggcaagagagagaagagaggctTGCACAGCAGGTGAAGGGTGTGGTGCAGCTAGTGGGATGGCAagcatctatgttgggcactggGGAAAGAAGGTTGACCCGTCTGAAAGGGGAACTCCAGGATCTACGACGCAGAGTGTCCGGAGAACTCCAGGGTTGCCGCTCCACTGCCTTGGGTGTCCAGAAGGAGGTTACTGAAGTCGGGGGTCGTGTAACCCGTGTGGAGGGACAGTGTGGAGGCCTGGCACACCTGGCTGAAGACCTGGAGAGAATTCGAGGACAGCTGGAAAGACACTCTGATGGGCATCTGTCTCATGTAAATAGCACCCTTGTTAACCATTCTCACCAGCTGTCTAAGCTCAGAGACAGCCTCCAAAACTGCACTGGACAATCTGGGTTGACCAGGATAGCAGGGGACAATTTGTTAGCTACATCACAACAAAGGGCAGAACACCTCACAACAGAGCCAACCCATCCAAGAGGTGACCAGTTTGCATTCCCCACACAGCACAGAGGTGACTAGTATTTCAAGCAAATTTTATAAGACTGTTCTCTTGTAAACACCAACACATAGTAGACAGTCTATACTCATATAAAACATACTGTTTCATAGTATTAGTCACTCAGGAGACACTTCTCTTTTACCAACATCTGTCGTATGATCAATGTTGTTGAATTTCAGATTAAAGACCTTGTGATTGTGTGGCAATCACAAGGTCAAAACTTGAATAAATTTCTGACTTTGTTACCTCTTTTTACATTGTGTTTGTAACTTTAATaggaattttctgaaaaatgtttaaatatatgtatattttttggtTTTTAAAAGCTGGTTcttaataaaatgttacaaaatctcactttatttttcagtttttgagcTGGTCAGACTCAttactgtgtatatactgtacgaatcattaaaattgaatattttgtacaatacaccgatcagccacaacattaaaaccacctgcctaatattgtgtaggtccccctcgtgccgcaaaAACAGCGACAACCCCCATCTCAgattagcattctgagatgctattcttctcaccacagagtggttatctgagttaccgtagactttgtcagttcgaaccagtctggccattctctgttgacctctctcatcaacaaggcatttccgtccacagaactgccactcactggatgttttttgtttttggcacctttctgagtaaattctagaaactgttgtgagatcaggagatcagcagttacagaaatactcaaaccagcccatctggcaccaacaatcatccatgcgattatctaatcagccaatcatgtggcagtagtgcagtgcataaaatcaagcagatacgatcaggagcttcagttaatgttcacatcatccatcagaatgtggaaaaaaatttgatctcagtgatttggaccatggcatgtttgttggtgccagatgggctggtttgagtatttctataactgctgatgtcctgggattttcacgcacaacagtctctagaatttactccgaatggtgccaaaaacaaaaaacatccagtgagcggctgtttggtggatggaaatgccttgttgatgagagaggtcaaaagagaatggccagactggtttgaaatgacaagGTCTATGGTAACTccaataaccactctgtacaattgtggtgagaagaatagcatctcagaatgctattatgagatccgggttggcactgttttgtcagcacgagggggacttatttttttaaagtaaaatttttaaaatttgataattttattCAAGATTTAGACTCTTtagaattaataaaaataatacaataattaagGTTTTTTatgtaggcctatataattgcacTTCATATGTAAAAATCATGCAATAGGTGAGTGAAAAAGTGATATAAATGAATGACCATATTTGCAcattcaaattaaaatattgtattttttaggGATTCCCATTGTAAGCACAGGGAGCATGATAACTTTCTTTTTATCTCACTGTCATCTACATTAGATTTTAAGAGCTCAATAGCTGAtaaaaacattatactgtatatacagaattaattgcttaatttataatggcatgtaaacatcttaTTCCTTAGTTTATTTTCTCAAGCTGATGCATCCACACTCGTCGTTTTCTTCAGTTTGGCTTCAAGCTCTCCCCTTCACCCCCTCTTACATAATGTAAAGGGGGCTTTACATTATCACCACTACATTCCTTGGGAAGGAAAACAAGAGATGTGTCACAATATTTCAGCTTATTTCctaataacacatttttgtaaAGGGCTTTTAACAGCTCTTACATATAATTTTAAGGTGAATAATTAGGTCTACTAGTTGTGCTGATGAATTTTACTTACCAACAGTTTCCCCTGCTGTTTCAGTGTCTTGATGTTTTTACAGATAACAAAGGC
This sequence is a window from Myxocyprinus asiaticus isolate MX2 ecotype Aquarium Trade chromosome 33, UBuf_Myxa_2, whole genome shotgun sequence. Protein-coding genes within it:
- the LOC127424407 gene encoding EMILIN-3-like — its product is MNLQCFLHLRILLSAILTVTAFHPPPNQFSHYSGPPPQYGSPKPAARHENYCAFVVEKTVSFTVQGGAAPFVKAEYNKCAWGQKCPVLKYCMFYKPMYKVAYKTLTELEWKCCPGYAGVGCTAVYGMKARPIFKGPMPAQKGPMPPFKGPMPAQKDPMSSFKGTMPVHKGPMPPFKWPMPAQKEPVPSYKGHIPAHKGPRPSFKGHYPSKKGTMPYFKGQILRPSHSRNPWNKPQAPSNNMNGYPGPSVGPTFRDTSFEAYPDHQGPEVDHPKPMPDPEDPGHDLISEEPEPITDYQDPQPENHGTIPEHSETEPVPNAQIPSGGSETSLDHDDNSIEDERLDRLEEDVQRLSLGLETLRGTVTGLEDSLRASLREDANWMLSALISAAPSPIAAPSLSRDNSVGFGDLPGGALDIESSDVVGQFPNLADLAEKLSELRADLVAKTSELAELRGVVLVHNNILKSLSGGSVNLTQADFQKVLEALVESKMSEARVAILDGFEKRVESAEKRCEGLVTEVRLQCKDEILNGQDHIEQVQDIRATQLRTELKKLQAQLQHLEPEEGCCIAVSGLTERVVYLEQSVGGLNESQIHLRAELGGHKDHIEGMLEGRLSYVKDKLKITLNQEEVNISKRVSSSLAAQLEGKLKALENRLLAAVEELGNVTAPTLLEGQAVPMLETEVESLREKVEDNLERVQEQLKFIEVHCTSLCIPQPVLTGYAAPLATEEKTSEDIHKKLDGKLDLQAERLNCLNTTLSNLLIQLAEKQEEASLQGEVALLKVTVNSVNRSLSGLQESLCSVIKEVGHTNLTWQEREERLAQQVKGVVQLVGWQASMLGTGERRLTRLKGELQDLRRRVSGELQGCRSTALGVQKEVTEVGGRVTRVEGQCGGLAHLAEDLERIRGQLERHSDGHLSHVNSTLVNHSHQLSKLRDSLQNCTGQSGLTRIAGDNLLATSQQRAEHLTTEPTHPRGDQFAFPTQHRGD